In the genome of Streptomyces sp. Tu 3180, the window TGCTGCTCCCCGGTGCGCTCGGCCAGCATCCCGGCGGTGCGCCGGCGCATCTCCCGCACCGCCTCCAGGGCCTCCGCGCGCCGCTCCTTCACCTCGGCCCGGGCCGCGACCCGGATCTCGTCGGCCTCCGTGCGGGCCGCGAGCAGCCGCTGCCGGGCCTCCTCGTCGGCGTCGGCGCGCACCGTGTCGGCGTGCGCCTGCGCGGCCTCCTGCACGCCGGCCGCCTCGTCCCGCGCCAGGTCCCCGATCCGCTGCGCCTCCCGGCGGGCCTCCTCCCGCACGGCCGCCGCCTCCACCTGGACCAGCTCGAACAGCCGCCGGGCGTTCTCCCCGAGCGACTCGTACGTCTGCGGAGCCAGCCCCGCCACCCGCTCCCGCAGCCGCTCCACCTCCTCCTCCATCTCCCGGGCCAGCACGGTGAGCCGCGCGGCCCGCTCCCAGGCGGCGTCACGATCCGCACAGAGGGCATCGACGTACGCGATCACCTGCAGGGGGCGGTAACCACGCCCCCGCACGACCTCGAAGCCCTGCGACGACACCGATGCGCTGCTCATCCTGGAACCCCTTCACCGGACGGACCCGAAGCCCAGCACGACGACCGAGCACGAAATGGGATGATTCGCGCACATCTTGATGGATCACACGGAAGTGTTCATAACGCGACACTCCGCGAGGAGGACATGCAAAAGCCGGGCCCGGTCGTCGTACCGACCGGGCCCGGCTCCTCGCGCACCGGGCGGGGGATCAGCGGCGGCGGCTCACAGCAGGCCGTCCCACATCTGCTCCAGCAGCACCGACCACCAGCTCTCCGGCGACCCCAGGGCCGCCGGGTCCAGCGCGGCCAGCTGGGCCTGGAAGTCCACGGTCCAGCGGCCCGCCTGCTCCTGGTTCAGCCCGTACCGCAGCCGCCACATCCGGCCCAGCAGCGCCAGGCAGCGCGCGAACTCCGGCAGACCGGTGTTCACGAACTGCGGCGGCACGGGCGCCCCGCCCGGCCCCGCCTCCACCGGCACCGCGACGATGTGCGCCGTGCCGTACTGCACGCAGATCGCCTTGCCGAAGTCGCTGCCCATCACCAGGTACGAACCCGCGTCCGAGGCC includes:
- a CDS encoding cellulose-binding protein yields the protein MSSASVSSQGFEVVRGRGYRPLQVIAYVDALCADRDAAWERAARLTVLAREMEEEVERLRERVAGLAPQTYESLGENARRLFELVQVEAAAVREEARREAQRIGDLARDEAAGVQEAAQAHADTVRADADEEARQRLLAARTEADEIRVAARAEVKERRAEALEAVREMRRRTAGMLAERTGEQQERLARAEREETERVAGLEARHAEAVERAEGVLAGAKQVFADAEQESRRLQEEAEERAEQLLAEARVRAEDIERETERVLREHAERREEVQAHMDHVCASLSALTGRVVE